TTGGTGGTTGGGAATTACCAGTTCAATTTTCAAGCATTAAAGAAGAACATGAAGCTGTTCGTACAGCTGCAGGCCTGTTTGATGTGTCTCACATGGGGGAAGTAGAAGTAACAGGTACAGATAGTTTGGCATTTTTACAACGTGTTGTTACAAATGACGTTTCTACCTTAAAGGTAGGAGGCGCACAATATACAGCAATGTGTTACGAAAATGGTGGTACAGTAGATGATTTATTAATCTACAAACGTGGTGAAGAAGACTACTTATTAGTAATCAACGCATCGAATATCGAAAAAGATTACGAGTGGTTAGCAAGTCATGTCATTGGCAATACGAAAGTAGTCAATGTTTCTAGTGAAATTGCACAACTTGCAATTCAAGGTCCAAAAGCAGAAGGCATTTTACAAAAAGTTGTGTCAGAAGATTTAAAAGAAATTAAGTTCTTTAAATTTAAAAATGATGTTCTTGTAGATGGAACTCCTGCACTTGTATCTCGTACAGGTTACACAGGTGAAGACGGATTTGAAATTTACTGCAAGAGTGAAGATGCTCCAAAACTTTGGGAGAAACTTCTTGAAGCTGGAGCAGAAGACGGCTTAAAACCATGTGGTTTGGGAGCACGTGACACACTTCGTTTTGAAGCGACACTTCCACTTTATGGTCAAGAACTATCAAAAGATATTACACCAATTGAAGCTGGAATTGGTTTTGCAGTAAAAACAAATAAAGAGGCAGATTTCTTTGGAAAAGAAACATTAAAAGAATACAAAGAAAACGGTGCACCTCGTAAATTAGTCGGCATCGAAGTAATTGAACGCGGTATTCCTCGTACGCATTATCCTGTATATGTAGGCGAAGAAAAAATCGGGGAAGTTACAAGTGGTACACAATCTCCAACGTTAAAGAAAAGCATTGGTTTAGCATTAGTTGATGTAAAATACGCAGCAGTTGATACAGAAGTAGAAATTGAGATTCGTAATAAACGCGTTAAAGCAGTAGTCGTTCCAACACCATTTTACAAACGTTCAAAGTAACGGGGAGAGGGGTAGATTTCATGTTGCATCGTTATCTTCCAATGACAGAAGAAGACAAAAAAGAAATGTTACAAACGATCGGCGTTCAAACGATCGATGAATTATTTTCTGATATTCCAGAAAGTGTTCGTTTCAAAGGGGATTTAAAGATTAAACAAGCAAAGTCAGAACCAGAGCTTTTAAAAGAACTGTCTGATATGGCTCGTAAAAATGCTAACTTAAAAGAATACGCTTCTTTCTTAGGAGCAGGTGTATACGATCATCACGCTCCAGTAATTGTTGATCATGTTATTTCTCGTTCAGAATTTTATACAGCTTATACGCCATACCAACCAGAAATTTCACAAGGGGAATTACAAGCGATTTTTGAATTCCAAACAATGATTTGTGAATTAACTGGAATGGATGTAGCAAACTCCTCTATGTATGACGGAGGTACAGCGTTAGCAGAAGCGGCAATGTTAGCAGCTGGTCATACGCGCAAAAAGAAAATTCTTGTTTCTAAAGCAGTTCATCCAGAATCAAGAGCAGTACTTGAAACATATGCAAAAGGTCAACATCTTGAAGTTGTTGAAATTGATCATAAAGATGGTGTAACAGATTTAGATGTATTACAAAGTGAAGTAGATGATACAGTCGCTTGCGTAATCGTTCAATATCCAAACTTCTTTGGACAGGTGGAAAGATTAGCTGATATTGAGAAAATTGTTCATCAGCAAAAGTCATTATTTATCGTTTCTTCAAACCCATTATCATTAGGCGCTTTAACACCACCAGGTAAATTTGGTGCTGATATTGTAATTGGTGATGCACAACCATTTGGTATCCCAACACAGTTTGGTGGACCACACTGCGGTTATTTTGCAACAACGAAAGCATTTATGCGTAAAATCCCAGGACGTCTTGTCGGACAAACTGTGGATTCAGACGGCAAACGTGGCTTCGTATTAACATTGCAAGCTCGTGAACAACATATTCGTCGTGACAAAGCGACATCTAACATTTGTTCAAACCAAGCGTTAAATGCATTAGCAGCGTCTGTTGCAATGACAGCACTTGGAAGACAAGGTGTGAAAGAAATGGCACGTCAAAACATTTCTAAAGCGCAATATGCAAAACGCCAATTTGAGGAAAAAGGATTTACAGTAACATTTGCTGGACCATTCTTCAATGAATTTGTTGTAGATTGCAAACGTCCAGTACAAGAAGTAAATGATGCATTAGTACAAAAGAATATTATCGGTGGTTACGACTTAGGCCGTGATTATAAAGAATTAACAAATCATATGCTTCTAGCGGTAACAGAACTTCGTACAAAAGAAGAAATTGACACACTTGTAAAAGAAATGGGGGCTATCCAATGAAGAACCAAGATCAAGCACTTATTTTTGAAATGAGTAGAGAAGGACGCGTAGGATATAGCTTACCCCAATTAGATGTAGAAGAAGTGAAATTAGAAGATGTGTTTGAGAGCGATTATATCCGTACTGAAGATGCAGAGCTTCCAGAAGTATCTGAACTTGATATTATGCGCCATTACACAGCACTTTCAAACCGTAACCACGGCGTTGATTCTGGATTTTATCCATTAGGATCTTGTACGATGAAGTACAATCCAAAAATCAACGAAAACGTGGCTCGTTTCCCAGGCTTTGCACACATTCATCCGCTTCAAGATGAAAAAACAGTGCAAGGTGCAATGGAATTAATGTACGACTTACAAGAACATTTAATCGAAATTACAGGTATGGATACTGTAACACTTCAACCAGCAGCTGGTGCACATGGGGAATGGACAGGATTAATGTTAATCCGTGCATATCATGAAGCAAACGGTGATTATAACCGTACAAAAGTTATCGTTCCTGACTCTGCGCACGGAACAAACCCAGCATCTGCAACAGTAGCAGGTTTTGAAACAATTACAGTAAAATCAAATGAACACGGTCTTGTTGACTTAGAAGATTTAAAACGTGTTGTGAACGAAGAAACAGCAGCACTTATGTTAACAAATCCAAATACACTTGGTTTATTTGAAGAGAATATTTTAGAGATGGCAGAAATCGTTCATAATGCAGGCGGTAAATTGTATTATGATGGTGCAAACTTAAATGCGGTATTAAGTCAAGCACGTCCTGGAGATATGGGATTTGATGTTGTGCATTTAAATCTTCATAAAACATTTACAGGTCCGCATGGCGGCGGTGGCCCAGGTTCTGGTCCAGTAGGTGTAAAAGCTGATTTAATTCCATTTTTACCAAAACCAATTTTAGAGAAAACAGAAAATGGTTATCACTTTAACTACGATCGTCCACAAGCAATTGGACGCGTGAAACCATTCTATGGAAACTTTGGTATCAACGTTCGTGCTTATACGTATATTCGTTCTATGGGGCCAGATGGACTACGTGCAGTAACAGAATATGCTGTATTAAATGCAAACTATATGATGAGAAGATTAGCGCCGTTCTATGATCTTCCATTTGATAGACATTGTAAGCATGAATTTGTATTATCAGGTCGCCGTCAAAAGAAACTTGGTGTACGTACACTAGACATCGCAAAACGTCTGCTTGATTTTGGTTACCATCCACCAACAATTTACTTCCCATTAAATGTGGAAGAATGTATTATGATTGAACCAACAGAAACAGAGTCAAAAGAAACATTAGACGGTTTCATCGATAAGATGATTCAAATCGCAAAAGAAGCAGAAGAAAATCCAGAAGTTGTACAAGAAGCACCACATACGACGGTAATTAAACGTCTAGACGAAACAATGGCTGCACGTAAACCGATTTTACGTTATCAAAAGCCAGCTCCTGTACAAGTTTGAGTAAATGTAAAATGAAAAGAACTCGCTATATGCGGGTTCTTTTTTTGTGGAGAAATTGTGCAGAAATTATGAAAATAATGTAAAGAATTTTTGTATTTTATGTAACAGTGTGGAAGAAAGTTGTTTTTTAAGCTTTTTTGTTGAAAAAGTCGGTTTGATAAAATTGTGTATTTTTGTTAGAATTTTATTGAAATTAAGAAGGTGTAATGAGGAGAATAACTCATTTTTACGTATATGTGAAAAAACGAACAATTTGGGGTGAAGGAATGGGCTATAAGTGTTATAGGATGGTGTATCATTTAGAAAACGGTAAAAAAATTAAAGATATAAAGGAATTTTGTTATCGAGATTATGGAAAAATGTTAGAGCGTGTAGCACATCGTGTAATGGATAACGCAGAAGTGACAGCGATTGATAAACAAGGAACAATTATTTCAATAGCTTGTGATGACATTGTAAAGGTAGAACTTGATTACATAAAAGAAAGTTAGCCTTGAGTCATATCGAATTATTCGATAAAATATACTGTTGAATGGTGAAGTGAGAAGAGAGGAGTTTATCATGGGTAGTACAAGACACTTTTATATGTTTATTTTGGCATTTGTACTTGTTGTAGCATTAACGGTATATTTAATTGTTGATAGCAGCTGGTACAACGCAGTGCATCCAGCATTTCTTATTTTTATGTATGTAGGAATTGCGGTTGTTAGTTTTGGGATGAGAGATGAAATGTTAGATCGCTTTGAGAAGTGATACATATATGGGAGACCAACAGGAAAATGTTGGTCTTTTTTTCTTGCTAAAAATAGGGAACTGTGTATATACACAGTGGAGGAAAACATGAATATTA
This sequence is a window from Bacillus pseudomycoides DSM 12442. Protein-coding genes within it:
- the gcvT gene encoding glycine cleavage system aminomethyltransferase GcvT — protein: MITLQRTPLFDVYAKYGGKTIDFGGWELPVQFSSIKEEHEAVRTAAGLFDVSHMGEVEVTGTDSLAFLQRVVTNDVSTLKVGGAQYTAMCYENGGTVDDLLIYKRGEEDYLLVINASNIEKDYEWLASHVIGNTKVVNVSSEIAQLAIQGPKAEGILQKVVSEDLKEIKFFKFKNDVLVDGTPALVSRTGYTGEDGFEIYCKSEDAPKLWEKLLEAGAEDGLKPCGLGARDTLRFEATLPLYGQELSKDITPIEAGIGFAVKTNKEADFFGKETLKEYKENGAPRKLVGIEVIERGIPRTHYPVYVGEEKIGEVTSGTQSPTLKKSIGLALVDVKYAAVDTEVEIEIRNKRVKAVVVPTPFYKRSK
- the gcvPA gene encoding aminomethyl-transferring glycine dehydrogenase subunit 1, producing the protein MLHRYLPMTEEDKKEMLQTIGVQTIDELFSDIPESVRFKGDLKIKQAKSEPELLKELSDMARKNANLKEYASFLGAGVYDHHAPVIVDHVISRSEFYTAYTPYQPEISQGELQAIFEFQTMICELTGMDVANSSMYDGGTALAEAAMLAAGHTRKKKILVSKAVHPESRAVLETYAKGQHLEVVEIDHKDGVTDLDVLQSEVDDTVACVIVQYPNFFGQVERLADIEKIVHQQKSLFIVSSNPLSLGALTPPGKFGADIVIGDAQPFGIPTQFGGPHCGYFATTKAFMRKIPGRLVGQTVDSDGKRGFVLTLQAREQHIRRDKATSNICSNQALNALAASVAMTALGRQGVKEMARQNISKAQYAKRQFEEKGFTVTFAGPFFNEFVVDCKRPVQEVNDALVQKNIIGGYDLGRDYKELTNHMLLAVTELRTKEEIDTLVKEMGAIQ
- the gcvPB gene encoding aminomethyl-transferring glycine dehydrogenase subunit 2, which gives rise to MKNQDQALIFEMSREGRVGYSLPQLDVEEVKLEDVFESDYIRTEDAELPEVSELDIMRHYTALSNRNHGVDSGFYPLGSCTMKYNPKINENVARFPGFAHIHPLQDEKTVQGAMELMYDLQEHLIEITGMDTVTLQPAAGAHGEWTGLMLIRAYHEANGDYNRTKVIVPDSAHGTNPASATVAGFETITVKSNEHGLVDLEDLKRVVNEETAALMLTNPNTLGLFEENILEMAEIVHNAGGKLYYDGANLNAVLSQARPGDMGFDVVHLNLHKTFTGPHGGGGPGSGPVGVKADLIPFLPKPILEKTENGYHFNYDRPQAIGRVKPFYGNFGINVRAYTYIRSMGPDGLRAVTEYAVLNANYMMRRLAPFYDLPFDRHCKHEFVLSGRRQKKLGVRTLDIAKRLLDFGYHPPTIYFPLNVEECIMIEPTETESKETLDGFIDKMIQIAKEAEENPEVVQEAPHTTVIKRLDETMAARKPILRYQKPAPVQV
- a CDS encoding DUF3929 family protein, with amino-acid sequence MGYKCYRMVYHLENGKKIKDIKEFCYRDYGKMLERVAHRVMDNAEVTAIDKQGTIISIACDDIVKVELDYIKES